A portion of the Manihot esculenta cultivar AM560-2 chromosome 2, M.esculenta_v8, whole genome shotgun sequence genome contains these proteins:
- the LOC110608505 gene encoding dnaJ homolog subfamily B member 8 isoform X1: protein MYGFTSPPIPQNPPWLLHSSSRSLLSLQNQGGPFIPTCRYSYGGDFYHLLFSPQTFSPIFWNFKNSRRNTLLRASRRESPYEVLGVSPSATPDEIKKAYRKLALKYHPDVNKEKNAQGKFMRIKHAYNTLLNSESRRKYDAGSSSGFSYSGTERSQSRNTQNEEEFYGFGDFLRDVQITIGDFFRDLQEEFQNWEATASSQGKPKSLWEELAEIGEEFVEFLEELNVTDTEVEANDYGRPIDSSFSASETKRTNGVKNEDGKGSSIKDNIDEIEATLAKLKRELGL, encoded by the exons ATGTACGGATTTACTTCCCCTCCAATACCGCAAAATCCTCCCTGGCTGCTTCACTCTTCCTCGAGATCTCTCCTTTCCTTGCAAAACCAGGGAGGACCATTTATACCCACTTGTAGATATAGCTATGGAGGTGATTTTTACCATCTTTTGTTTTCTCCTCAaacattttctccaattttctggAATTTCAAGAATAGTAGAAGAAATACCCTTTTGCGAGCGAGTCGTAGAGAGTCTCCTTATGAAGTTCTAGGTGTTTCTCCTTCTGCAACCCCCGATGAAATAAAAAAGGCGTATAGGAAACTTGCTTTGAAGTATCATCCTGATGTAAATAAGGAG AAAAATGCTCAGGGGAAATTTATGAGGATTAAGCATGCTTACAACACATTACTAAACTCCGAATCTCGGAGGAAGTATGATGCTGGAAGTTCTTCTGGCTTTTCATACTCTGGCACTGAAAGAAGTCAAAGCAGGAACACCCAAAACGAAGAGGAGTTCTATGGATTTG GTGATTTTTTGAGGGATGTTCAGATAACAATAG GGGACTTCTTTCGAGATCTCCAAGAAGAATTTCAGAACTGGGAGGCTACTGCTTCATCACAAGGGAAACCAAAGAGCCTGTGGGAGGAATTAGCG GAAATTGGAGAAGAATTTGTGGAATTTCTGGAGGAGCTTAACGTAACAGATACAGAGGTTGAAGCAAATGATTATGGTCGTCCAATAGACAGTTCATTTTCTGCTTCAGAGACGAAGAGAACAAATGGTGTTAAAAATGAAGATGGAAAGGGTAGCAGCATTAAAGATAACATTGATGAGATTGAAGCTACTCTTGCTAAGCTGAAGAGGGAATTGGGATTGTAG
- the LOC110608502 gene encoding pentatricopeptide repeat-containing protein At5g59600 — protein sequence MKQLHLSSCTIFRTQQFKISIICRLFQSSPDFSSQLIQTFAQSPAWHRGKKLHAHLIVSGLASSPRFASKLISFYAEIKQLSDARKLFDEIPKSNIHRWVVLIGAYSRCEFYQEALTVFSEMQSEGLGADKFVIPSVLRACGRLFELQIGKTLHSVILKSSFESDVFVISALIDMYSRCRQVEKARKVFDQMDEKDLVALNAMVLGYVQHGLAEEGFILVEQMQKLDIKPDVVTWNTLISGFAQACDEVMVSKLFELMLMNGVEPDAFSWTSVISGLVQNVQIEKALDTFKQMLQHGLYPSSATISSLLSACATMANVRLGRKVHGYAVVIGVEEDIYVRSALVDMYAKCGFISEARVVFYKMPEKNTATWNSMIFAYANHGYCNEAIELFNQMEKAEENKLDHLSFTAVLTACSHAGRIALGHSLLLLMQEKYKIVPRLEHYACMVDLLGRAGKLSEAYGMIKTMPVKPDLFVWGALLGACRNHGDIYLAEIASRHLAELEPQNNGNNMLLSNVYADTQNWENVAKFKKLMKRKKLRRFSGCSWVEAA from the coding sequence ATGAAGCAGCTGCATCTTTCCAGTTGCACAATATTTCGTACACAACAATTTAAAATCTCAATCATATGCCGTTTATTTCAATCATCACCAGATTTCTCTTCTCAACTCATCCAAACCTTCGCTCAATCTCCAGCCTGGCACAGGGGAAAAAAGCTGCACGCCCACTTGATCGTAAGCGGCTTAGCTTCTTCACCTCGTTTTGCCTCCAAGCTCATCTCTTTCTATGCTGAGATTAAACAGTTATCCGACGCTCGTAAACTGTTCGATGAAATTCCTAAATCAAACATCCACCGTTGGGTCGTGCTCATTGGGGCCTACTCTCGTTGTGAGTTTTATCAGGAAGCTTTAACCGTCTTTTCTGAAATGCAGAGTGAAGGGTTAGGGGCTGATAAATTTGTTATTCCGAGTGTTCTTAGAGCTTGTGGTCGTTTGTTTGAGTTGCAAATTGGGAAGACATTACACTCTGTGATTTTGAAGTCGTCATTTGAGTCTGATGTTTTTGTCATTAGTGCATTAATTGATATGTATTCTAGATGCAGGCAAGTTGAAAAGGCGCGAAAAGTGTTTGATCAGATGGATGAGAAAGACTTGGTGGCATTAAATGCCATGGTGTTAGGTTACGTTCAACATGGTTTGGCTGAGGAAGGGTTTATTTTGGTGGAGCAAATGCAAAAGTTGGATATCAAGCCTGATGTGGTAACATGGAATACCTTAATCTCTGGGTTTGCACAAGCATGTGACGAAGTTATGGTTTCAAAGCTGTTTGAATTAATGCTTATGAATGGTGTGGAGCCTGATGCCTTCTCTTGGACTTCAGTTATTTCAGGGTTGGTGCAGAATGTTCAGATTGAGAAGGCTCTTGATACATTTAAACAAATGTTGCAACATGGGCTTTATCCAAGTTCTGCAACCATTAGTAGCCTCCTATCTGCTTGTGCGACTATGGCGAATGTGAGGCTTGGGAGGAAGGTACATGGGTATGCAGTGGTGATTGGAGTTGAAGAGGATATATATGTAAGGAGTGCTCTTGTTGACATGTATGCCAAATGTGGTTTCATATCTGAAGCAAGGGTGGTATTTTATAAGATGCCTGAAAAGAACACAGCTACTTGGAATTCAATGATTTTTGCGTATGCAAATCACGGGTACTGCAATGAAGCTATTGAACTTTTTAATCAGATGGAGAAGGCAGAGGAGAACAAGCTTGATCACTTGAGTTTCACTGCAGTCCTCACTGCTTGTAGCCATGCTGGAAGGATTGCACTTGGACACAGTTTGTTACTTTTGATGCAAGAGAAGTACAAGATTGTTCCAAGATTGGAGCATTATGCATGCATGGTTGATCTACTTGGTAGAGCTGGAAAATTATCCGAGGCTTATGGTATGATTAAGACGATGCCGGTCAAGCCTGATTTGTTTGTTTGGGGAGCATTATTGGGGGCATGTAGGAATCATGGGGATATATATCTCGCTGAGATAGCTTCTAGACATTTGGCTGAGCTTGAGCCTCAGAATAATGGAAATAATATGCTTCTGTCAAATGTATATGCTGATACTCAAAATTGGGAAAATGTTGCAAAGTTCAAGAAGCTAATGAAAAGGAAAAAGTTGAGAAGATTTTCTGGTTGCAGTTGGGTAGAGGCTGCCTGA
- the LOC110610103 gene encoding low-temperature-induced 65 kDa protein isoform X2 — protein MTHHQHRIGALSPLDGMHRPGEGPRSPSSQTVEQLLRGGDSRWSPSAMQSLGKEHDMEDDHTPHRKSVLAKVREKARKWRNTLSKKKHNEDGNATPSWGVSLEDEDDEDEDPEYLGAPMYESEMAPEGYKETARQHPRAIPVISERHVLTSSVNSGSPSQKSPDPSPPVNSPKTISETVAEKLAPAYASVTDATHALASKIQSLTVSNAEAQAHAPAPESNPATIPSLAPILTVKTSDPPTASPRAKVLTPPALGIVTKLAKQAPAKMEKAEPTSAPAAAAERNHPSTGEQIWDKGVSVKEYIMHKLEPGEDEKALSQVISDAISPRKTPGDVGVVEKVKVAVTSLLRNESYSERRVYHSAQNSSSQIPISTNAHEVIEEENHGRILQAN, from the exons ATGACACACCATCAACATAGAATTGGAGCATTGTCTCCACTAGATGGTATGCACAGGCCAGGTGAAGGTCCGAGATCTCCATCCTCTCAAACTGTTGAACAACTTCTGCGAG GAGGGGATTCAAGGTGGTCACCAAGCGCTATGCAATCGTTAGGGAAAGAACATGACATGGAGGATGATCATACACCACATAGAAAATCCGTTCTTGCAAAAGTGAGGGAGAAGGCCAGGAAATGGCGAAACACTCTCAGCAAGAAGAAGCACAATGAGGATGGTAATGCTACACCCTCGTGGGGTGTTAGCTTGGAGGATGAGgatgatgaagatgaagatCCTGAATATCTCGGAGCCCCAA TGTATGAATCAGAGATGGCACCTGAGGGATACAAGGAGACAGCTAGACAGCATCCAAGAGCAATTCCTGTCATATCTGAGAGGCATGTTTTAACAAGCAGTGTGAACAGTGGTAGCCCTTCTCAAAAGTCTCCGGATCCTAGTCCTCCAGTTAACTCTCCCAAGACAATAAGTGAAACCGTGGCAGAAAAGCTGGCACCGGCTTATGCCTCAGTAACAGATGCAACACATGCGCTTGCTTCGAAGATTCAAAGTCTCACTGTCTCAAACGCAGAAGCACAAGCACATGCACCAGCACCAGAATCGAACCCTGCCACAATACCCTCATTAGCACCAATCCTAACAGTGAAGACATCAGACCCACCAACAGCGAGTCCTAGAGCAAAGGTATTAACCCCACCAGCTCTAGGTATTGTAACAAAACTAGCAAAACAAGCCCCAGCAAAAATGGAAAAGGCTGAGCCAACATCAGCTCCTGCGGCAGCAGCAGAAAGAAATCATCCTAGCACAGGGGAGCAAATATGGGATAAAGGGGTCTCAGTGAAAGAGTATATAATGCACAAACTGGAGCCAGGGGAAGATGAAAAGGCACTTTCTCAAGTGATCTCCGACGCAATTAGTCCAAGAAAAACTCCTGGTGATGTCGGTGTGGTGGAGAAAGTGAAAGTAGCTGTAACATCTTTGCTCCGCAATGAGTCGTACTCCGAACGCAGAGTTTACCATTCAGCTCAGAACTCATCATCACAGATTCCCATCTCAACAAATGCTCATGAAG TTATCGAGGAAGAGAACCATGGAAGAATACTTCAGGCCAACTGA
- the LOC110608505 gene encoding chaperone protein DnaJ isoform X2: MYGFTSPPIPQNPPWLLHSSSRSLLSLQNQGGPFIPTCRYSYGGDFYHLLFSPQTFSPIFWNFKNSRRNTLLRASRRESPYEVLGVSPSATPDEIKKAYRKLALKYHPDVNKEKNAQGKFMRIKHAYNTLLNSESRRKYDAGSSSGFSYSGTERSQSRNTQNEEEFYGFGDFFRDLQEEFQNWEATASSQGKPKSLWEELAEIGEEFVEFLEELNVTDTEVEANDYGRPIDSSFSASETKRTNGVKNEDGKGSSIKDNIDEIEATLAKLKRELGL; this comes from the exons ATGTACGGATTTACTTCCCCTCCAATACCGCAAAATCCTCCCTGGCTGCTTCACTCTTCCTCGAGATCTCTCCTTTCCTTGCAAAACCAGGGAGGACCATTTATACCCACTTGTAGATATAGCTATGGAGGTGATTTTTACCATCTTTTGTTTTCTCCTCAaacattttctccaattttctggAATTTCAAGAATAGTAGAAGAAATACCCTTTTGCGAGCGAGTCGTAGAGAGTCTCCTTATGAAGTTCTAGGTGTTTCTCCTTCTGCAACCCCCGATGAAATAAAAAAGGCGTATAGGAAACTTGCTTTGAAGTATCATCCTGATGTAAATAAGGAG AAAAATGCTCAGGGGAAATTTATGAGGATTAAGCATGCTTACAACACATTACTAAACTCCGAATCTCGGAGGAAGTATGATGCTGGAAGTTCTTCTGGCTTTTCATACTCTGGCACTGAAAGAAGTCAAAGCAGGAACACCCAAAACGAAGAGGAGTTCTATGGATTTG GGGACTTCTTTCGAGATCTCCAAGAAGAATTTCAGAACTGGGAGGCTACTGCTTCATCACAAGGGAAACCAAAGAGCCTGTGGGAGGAATTAGCG GAAATTGGAGAAGAATTTGTGGAATTTCTGGAGGAGCTTAACGTAACAGATACAGAGGTTGAAGCAAATGATTATGGTCGTCCAATAGACAGTTCATTTTCTGCTTCAGAGACGAAGAGAACAAATGGTGTTAAAAATGAAGATGGAAAGGGTAGCAGCATTAAAGATAACATTGATGAGATTGAAGCTACTCTTGCTAAGCTGAAGAGGGAATTGGGATTGTAG
- the LOC110609756 gene encoding pumilio homolog 2 produces the protein MGNDQIGVLNMLSELGRRPMIGTNDGSLGDDLEKEIGLLLREQRRQEADDLERELNLYRSGSAPPTVEGSLSAVGGLLGGGGSSGGAAAFAEFVNSKNRNGLVSEEDLRSDPAYLSYYYSNVNLNPRLPPPLLSREDWRFAQRLKGGGSSVLGGIGDRRRVNRADNGSGRSLFSMPPGFDSRKQESEVETDNVRSSTEWGGDGLIGLPGLGLGTKQKSLAEIFQDDLGRATPVTGHPSRPSNAFNENVESVASAEAELAHLRHELSSAGSNGQGSSDVQNIGPPTSYSYAAAVGSSLSRSTTPDPQLVARAPSPCPTPIGQGRATSSEKRGINGSKAFSGVSSSIGESTDLAAALSGINLSTNGVIDEENRTDVDIFGLQGGQNHMKQNAYLKKAEPRNLHMSSLPQSAKISYSDLSKSNGSGPDLNSSSLVADRQVELQKSGALSGNSYMKGSPNSTPNSGGGLPGQYQHLDNLNSSLPNYGFSGYPVNSALPSMMASQLGTGNLPMLFENVAAASAVAAPGMDSRMLGGLGSTANLTAAAPELHNLGRVGSPMAGSTLQAPFVDPLYLQYLRTPEYAAAQLAALNDPSVDRSYLGNSYVNLLELQKAYVGALLSSQKAQYGVPMGGKSGASNHHGYYGNPAFGVGMSYPGSPLASPVISNSPVGPGSPIRHNELNMRFPSGMRNLAGGIVGPWHLDGTAKVDESLPSTLLEEFKSNKTKCLELSEIAGHVVEFSADQYGSRFIQQKLETATIDEKNMVYQEIMPHALALMTDVFGNYVIQKFFEHGLPSQRRELAGNLFGHVLTLSLQMYGCRVIQKAIEVVDIDQKIKMVEELDGHVTRCVRDQNGNHVIQKCIECVPEENIQFIVSTFFDQVVTLSTHPYGCRVIQRILEHCKDPKTQSKVMDEILGAVSMLAQDQYGNYVVQHVLEHGKPHERSAIIKELAGKIVQMSQQKFASNVVEKCLTFGGPSERELLVNEMLGTTDENEPLQAMMKDQFANYVVQKVLETCDDQQRELILMRIKVHLNALKKYTYGKHIVARVEKLVAAGERRIAAQSLHPA, from the exons ATGGGTAATGATCAAATTGGAGTTTTGAATATGTTATCTGAATTGGGTAGACGGCCGATGATAGGAACTAATGACGGATCATTAGGTGATGATTTAGAGAAGGAAATAGGGTTGTTGCTGCGTGAGCAACGTAGGCAAGAGGCTGATGATCTTGAGAGGGAGCTCAATTTGTACAGAAGTGGTTCTGCGCCTCCAACTGTGGAGGGTTCATTGAGTGCAGTTGGGGGCTTGCTAGGTGGTGGAGGCAGCAGCGGTGGTGCTGCTGCCTTTGCTGAGTTTGTTAATAGCAAAAATAGGAATGGGCTTGTGTCAGAGGAGGATCTTAGGTCTGATCCAGCTTATTTATCGTACTATTACTCAAATGTGAATTTGAACCCTAGGCTTCCACCTCCTTTGCTTTCCAGGGAGGATTGGAGGTTTGCACAGAGATTGAAGGGTGGAGGGAGTTCGGTTTTAGGTGGGATTGGGGATAGGAGGAGAGTTAATAGGGCTGATAATGGGAGTGGAAGATCTCTGTTCTCCATGCCACCAGGATTTGATTCAAGGAAACAAGAGAGTGAGGTTGAGACTGATAATGTTCGTAGCTCCACAGAGTGGGGTGGTGATGGGCTGATTGGTTTACCTGGTTTAGGGCTTGGGACTAAGCAGAAGAGTCTTGCAGAAATCTTTCAG GATGATTTGGGGCGTGCAACTCCTGTAACAGGGCACCCTTCCCGCCCTTCTAATGCATTTAATGAGAATGTTGAGAGTGTAGCTTCAGCTGAAGCTGAGCTGGCTCATTTGCGCCATGAGCTGTCTTCTGCTGGTTCAAATGGTCAGGGCTCATCTGATGTCCAAAATATTGGTCCACCTACATCTTATAGTTATGCTGCTGCTGTGGGTTCTTCCTTGTCTAGAAGTACTACTCCTGATCCTCAACTTGTTGCCAGGGCCCCTAGCCCTTGCCCTACTCCTATTGGACAAGGGAGGGCTACTTCATCTGAAAAGAGAGGTATTAATGGCTCAAAGGCATTCAGTGGTGTTTCTTCTAGCATAGGTGAGTCTACAGATTTGGCAGCTGCTTTGTCTGGCATCAATTTGTCAACCAATGGTGTGATAGATGAAGAAAATCGAACGGATGTTGATATCTTTGGTCTCCAAGGAGGTCAGAATCATATGAAGCAAAATGCCTACCTAAAGAAGGCTGAGCCTAGAAATTTACATATGTCTTCTCTCCCTCAATCAGCAAAGATATCCTACTCTGATTTGAGTAAGAGCAATGGCAGTGGGCCAGACCTGAACAGCTCGTCCTTGGTAGCTGATAGGCAGGTTGAACTGCAAAAGTCTGGTGCTCTTTCTGGTAATTCTTACATGAAGGGATCACCGAACTCCACTCCTAATAGTGGTGGGGGCTTACCTGGTCAGTATCAGCATCTAGATAATTTGAATTCATCTCTTCCAAACTATGGGTTCAGCGGATATCCTGTCAATTCAGCTTTGCCTTCTATGATGGCTAGCCAACTTGGCACTGGTAATCTACCAATGTTGTTTGAAAATGTTGCTGCAGCATCGGCTGTGGCAGCTCCAGGAATGGACTCAAGAATGCTTGGAGGACTGGGGTCCACAGCAAATCTAACAGCTGCTGCTCCTGAGTTGCATAATCTTGGAAGAGTGGGTAGTCCAATGGCTGGGAGTACCCTTCAGGCACCTTTTGTTGATCCATTATATCTCCAGTACTTGAGGACTCCTGAGTATGCTGCTGCCCAGCTTGCAGCTCTTAATGATCCCTCAGTTGATAGGAGCTACTTAGGTAATTCTTATGTGAATTTACTTGAACTACAGAAAGCATATGTTGGAGCTCTTTTATCTTCTCAGAAAGCTCAGTATGGTGTCCCAATGGGTGGTAAATCTGGTGCTTCTAATCATCATGGCTATTACGGGAATCCTGCCTTTGGTGTTGGCATGTCATATCCTGGAAGTCCCCTGGCAAGTCCTGTTATCTCAAATTCCCCAGTTGGACCTGGTAGCCCAATCAGACATAATGAGCTGAATATGCGTTTTCCTTCTGGGATGAGGAACTTAGCTGGGGGCATTGTGGGACCATGGCATTTGGATGGAACTGCTAAAGTGGATGAAAGCCTCCCATCAACTCTTCTGGAGGAGTTTAAGAGCAACAAGACCAAGTGTCTTGAACTTTCTGAAATTGCTGGCCATGTTGTTGAGTTCAG TGCTGACCAGTATGGTAGTCGTTTCATTCAACAAAAACTTGAGACAGCCACAATTGATGAGAAAAACATGGTTTATCAGGAAATCATGCCCCATGCTCTTGCTTTAATGACTGATGTGTTTGGCAATTATGTAATTCAGAAG TTTTTTGAGCACGGACTTCCTTCTCAGAGAAGAGAACTAGCTGGCAACCTTTTTGGTCATGTTTTAACTCTTAGCCTTCAAATGTATGGTTGTCGAGTGATCCAGAAG GCCATTGAGGTTGTTGACATAGACCAGAAGATTAAAATGGTTGAAGAGCTTGATGGTCATGTTACGCGCTGTGTACGTGACCAGAATGGGAACCATGTCATCCAAAAGTGTATCGAGTGTGTTCCTGAAGAAAATATCCAATTTATTGTCTCAACATTCTTTGATCAAGTTGTGACCCTCTCCACCCATCCATATGGGTGCCGTGTGATACAG AGGATATTGGAGCACTGCAAGGATCCAAAAACACAAAGTAAAGTCATGGATGAGATTTTAGGAGCTGTTAGCATGTTGGCACAAGATCAGTATGGCAACTATGTTGTTCAG CATGTACTGGAGCATGGAAAACCCCATGAACGATCTGCTATTATTAAGGAGTTGGCTGGGAAGATAGTTCAGATGAGTCAGCAGAAGTTTGCCTCCAATGTTGTGGAGAAGTGTTTAACTTTTGGTGGCCCCAGTGAACGAGAGTTACTGGTGAATGAGATGCTTGGAACCACTGATGAAAATGAGCCGCTTCAG GCAATGATGAAAGATCAATTTGCAAACTATGTTGTGCAAAAAGTGCTCGAAACTTGTGATGACCAACAACGCGAGTTGATTCTTATGCGAATAAAAGTTCACTTGAATGCATTGAAGAAGTATACTTATGGAAAGCATATTGTTGCTCGTGTAGAGAAACTTGTTGCTGCTGGAG AGAGGAGAATTGCAGCACAGTCTCTGCACCCTGCTTAG
- the LOC110608503 gene encoding transcription factor LUX, protein MGEEVKMGEYETNGEDTHGDVERVAEWEIGLPTADDLTPLSQVLIPPELASAFSISPEPQRTFIDVNLASQNTISNLRGPGAGGQLNALSSNNFKSYNEDRAPDLMLVDPEQEPEDNNMDRDGSGSESRKLRRIDSEEADSALRTENSGEDPSTRTPKRPRLVWTPQLHKRFVDVVAYLGIKNAVPKTIMQLMNVEGLTRENVASHLQKYRLYLKRMQGLSSEGPSSSDQLFASTPVPQSLHESGSGAGSGGNGAAHANGHLGMPIPVPYHQGAGSMMPMPVYGHMGNHHHHHGFDGNLPYNMLQQRDWSGNNYGSVVSYPHHPPHVAPNDNM, encoded by the coding sequence ATGGGGGAGGAAGTGAAGATGGGTGAGTACGAAACCAACGGCGAGGATACCCACGGAGATGTGGAAAGAGTTGCAGAGTGGGAGATTGGCCTACCTACTGCCGACGACCTCACCCCCTTATCTCAGGTGTTGATTCCTCCGGAACTCGCGTCGGCGTTCAGTATCTCGCCGGAACCTCAACGCACGTTTATCGACGTCAACCTAGCTTCGCAAAATACTATCTCGAATCTCCGTGGGCCTGGCGCTGGGGGACAGTTAAACGCGCTGTCATCGAATAACTTCAAGTCTTATAATGAAGACCGAGCTCCCGACCTGATGTTGGTGGACCCGGAACAGGAGCCGGAGGACAACAACATGGATCGGGACGGTTCGGGTTCCGAGTCGAGGAAGTTGAGAAGAATCGATTCCGAAGAAGCGGATTCGGCTTTGAGAACTGAAAATTCCGGCGAAGATCCGTCAACGAGGACGCCGAAACGGCCACGTCTCGTGTGGACACCGCAGCTGCACAAGAGATTCGTCGATGTGGTGGCTTACCTTGGGATAAAAAACGCGGTACCGAAGACCATCATGCAGTTGATGAACGTAGAAGGTTTGACCCGCGAGAATGTGGCGAGCCATTTGCAAAAGTACCGCCTTTATTTGAAAAGGATGCAGGGATTGTCTAGTGAGGGTCCTTCGTCTTCTGATCAGTTGTTTGCCTCTACGCCCGTGCCGCAGAGCTTGCATGAGAGTGGTAGCGGCGCAGGCAGTGGAGGTAACGGAGCCGCCCACGCGAACGGCCACTTGGGAATGCCCATTCCTGTCCCTTATCATCAGGGGGCCGGGTCGATGATGCCAATGCCGGTGTATGGTCACATGggcaatcatcatcatcatcatgggTTCGATGGTAATCTTCCGTACAATATGTTACAACAGAGGGACTGGAGCGGGAATAATTATGGGTCGGTCGTGTCTTACCCTCACCATCCTCCTCATGTTGCTCCGAATGATAATATGTGA
- the LOC110610103 gene encoding low-temperature-induced 65 kDa protein isoform X1 — protein sequence MTHHQHRIGALSPLDGMHRPGEGPRSPSSQTVEQLLRGNVCYNYKFKHTRIMGFAFFQIRENFKLKSCEVISAGGDSRWSPSAMQSLGKEHDMEDDHTPHRKSVLAKVREKARKWRNTLSKKKHNEDGNATPSWGVSLEDEDDEDEDPEYLGAPMYESEMAPEGYKETARQHPRAIPVISERHVLTSSVNSGSPSQKSPDPSPPVNSPKTISETVAEKLAPAYASVTDATHALASKIQSLTVSNAEAQAHAPAPESNPATIPSLAPILTVKTSDPPTASPRAKVLTPPALGIVTKLAKQAPAKMEKAEPTSAPAAAAERNHPSTGEQIWDKGVSVKEYIMHKLEPGEDEKALSQVISDAISPRKTPGDVGVVEKVKVAVTSLLRNESYSERRVYHSAQNSSSQIPISTNAHEVIEEENHGRILQAN from the exons ATGACACACCATCAACATAGAATTGGAGCATTGTCTCCACTAGATGGTATGCACAGGCCAGGTGAAGGTCCGAGATCTCCATCCTCTCAAACTGTTGAACAACTTCTGCGAGGTAATGTATGTTATAACTACAAGTTTAAGCATACTAGAATAATGGGTTTTGCATTTTTCCAAATCCGAGAAAATTTCAAGTTGAAGTCCTGTGAGGTTATCTCTGCAGGAGGGGATTCAAGGTGGTCACCAAGCGCTATGCAATCGTTAGGGAAAGAACATGACATGGAGGATGATCATACACCACATAGAAAATCCGTTCTTGCAAAAGTGAGGGAGAAGGCCAGGAAATGGCGAAACACTCTCAGCAAGAAGAAGCACAATGAGGATGGTAATGCTACACCCTCGTGGGGTGTTAGCTTGGAGGATGAGgatgatgaagatgaagatCCTGAATATCTCGGAGCCCCAA TGTATGAATCAGAGATGGCACCTGAGGGATACAAGGAGACAGCTAGACAGCATCCAAGAGCAATTCCTGTCATATCTGAGAGGCATGTTTTAACAAGCAGTGTGAACAGTGGTAGCCCTTCTCAAAAGTCTCCGGATCCTAGTCCTCCAGTTAACTCTCCCAAGACAATAAGTGAAACCGTGGCAGAAAAGCTGGCACCGGCTTATGCCTCAGTAACAGATGCAACACATGCGCTTGCTTCGAAGATTCAAAGTCTCACTGTCTCAAACGCAGAAGCACAAGCACATGCACCAGCACCAGAATCGAACCCTGCCACAATACCCTCATTAGCACCAATCCTAACAGTGAAGACATCAGACCCACCAACAGCGAGTCCTAGAGCAAAGGTATTAACCCCACCAGCTCTAGGTATTGTAACAAAACTAGCAAAACAAGCCCCAGCAAAAATGGAAAAGGCTGAGCCAACATCAGCTCCTGCGGCAGCAGCAGAAAGAAATCATCCTAGCACAGGGGAGCAAATATGGGATAAAGGGGTCTCAGTGAAAGAGTATATAATGCACAAACTGGAGCCAGGGGAAGATGAAAAGGCACTTTCTCAAGTGATCTCCGACGCAATTAGTCCAAGAAAAACTCCTGGTGATGTCGGTGTGGTGGAGAAAGTGAAAGTAGCTGTAACATCTTTGCTCCGCAATGAGTCGTACTCCGAACGCAGAGTTTACCATTCAGCTCAGAACTCATCATCACAGATTCCCATCTCAACAAATGCTCATGAAG TTATCGAGGAAGAGAACCATGGAAGAATACTTCAGGCCAACTGA